aactaataattacaatacattttgtttggatATTTTGGACTATGCAGTTAGACTTTGTTTTCAATTGTTATGAAAggtatttgttatttttctgAGTGCTTTTTTAAAGGTATCAAAAACCTGTTGCTCTGTAACTGAAAAGAGCTTCTGCGTAGCTGTCGATTGTAAAGTGAGTTACAAGTTGTTGTTCTCGTTATTTTGTAATTCGACATGCAAAGCACGTGCAATTGTCTCGATTCGAGCGAGCCCCTCCCACCGCCCCTTTTCCTTGGATGACGTAGAATATAGAATGCGACTGGTGTTGTTACTCAGTCTACAGAATATActtttgcatatatgtacatcttGTTTGCCACCGTGAAGGTCTTCTTCGCGGTACTGCCTCGTCATCGTTCTGGTTTGGGCATTAGGCTATTGTCTGGGTCTGTAACAGTGACTGCGAGAAGTATCTACCAtcaagcagcaacaacaatttgtATGTGTGTCATTGTGGCAATTGATTTGAGTCGCGTGCATGCAACCTGATAAACCATCGTGAATGGTGTGAATATGGAATGGCTTATAGCCATATAGACAAACTCGTGTATTTCGCCTTTTATGCTTTGTTACTGTTACGTGGCTTGTGCCCAGAATGGCTAATGAGCTGGCCAAAACGGGCATAAGTGCTTGCTAATAATAGCAGTTTATTGCAGGGCTCAACCGAAGTGTTCTCATTGAGTGCTGAATACAAATGCGGTAAGGgataatacaatataatataatatgagTTAAAATATACAAAGAACTTTACAAACAAGAGATTCCCTTACGAGTTAACGTTAAAGCGAAAACTATACAGTCATAAATATCAAATGATTTATACAATAAAGTATGTTTTATTTACAGACGAAAATATGTTGTCTAATATcttagaaaaataaacaacttaGTAATCCTATTCTAGCTTCAAAAATAATTCCTTGACTTCCCATCGCATTCATTTGCAAAGTAATTGATACAGTGACATATTCCTATGCCCCCACCCCTTTTTAATTCACTTAATTAATTGGCAACACATGCTCACGAGTGTAGTATTTTCCCTGTTTTTCATACACTTGTCTACAGAAATATGTATGCTTGTATGTGTGTACCTCCCCCGTTGAATCCCATTAACAATGCTTTTAATTAGCCCATTACAGCCGTTCCCCAATCCACAAAAAATTGGCAAAGACAAAGAGACAGAAGCTAACTGTTTTGCACAACGCAATTCGGATTAATTAAACCTTATAGAATGGGTGACGATGAGTGCACCACACCCTGAAATGTGGAAATGTCAGGCAGTTAAATCACTAGATGCTGCAGCTAAATTTCGTCGAAAGCAATACTATTCCATTTGAGTAGCGCCACTTGACTGACTCACTAAACttgtatttatattaagaATGCTTATGCTCATGGCGCAAAACATTAAACTTATTAATTAACACTTGGCTGATATCTTGGAGGAACATCTTTGAGTCGTTTCTCAACTGGCTTTGTTTTGGAAACGGCTTTTACCACTTTTTCGCTCGTCCGAGCATTATTGTTTCTCTTTTGTGATTAATGGGTGCGTTACCATTGGGATTTAGTGCGCGACTGAGTTCGGCTAATACCATctctctcccccccccccccccaaccgCCTTGCAAAACCAGCAAAGTCCCCCCATTAGCCTCACCCATGTAGCATCTCTCATGCCTTTTCAATTACACTCCCCTTCTGTGTTTGAATTTTGCGCCACATTTTTAATGCCGAAACCATAAAAGTGCTCATGTGTgtgcagaaataaaaaaatataaaaaattggCTAAAATAAAAGCCAGCTTGGAAGACTGAATGCTTgttagcagcagcagcagctaccGAACTATAAAGTGCacagaaaaagaagaaacaaACCGAAAAGAGCGGCTACAAAAAGTCtgaaattagttttgattttttttttttttaaactcaCTTTGCCATGGCGGAATGTCTTAGTCACGCCACCTGCTGCAATCCACTTGGATTTTTTGGGCATAAAGTAGGTAAGGGAAGGTAAGGAAGGTACTAAGCGCACTCCAAATCTGTTTGGTAAACATTGTAGACGAAGCGTGTGGAATTAAAGCCAAACACGATAATTGTGCCGAGACTCTTGGCCAGAGATTGTCAAGGTCGTGCATCTTACGCGAGTAAATCAAGGAAAATGTGAGCAGGTTAAAGAAAATTTCTACCTACtaaaaacaatattaatgCATCTCCAAATATTAGTTTCTTCCTACAGGATGGTAGATGGTTTTGGAAATGTATCTTTTTATGTAACCTGCTCTTTGGTGTCAGATCATTTTGTAGCTCAATTAAAAAGACGCAGTACGACTTCGGCCTCGAAGTGTATATCATAATGCATGCTTATCGGAAACTACACATTGAACACATTTAGAGTGGCCCCATGCATAGCCGGGAAATGAAGCGAAGGGGCGACGAACAAAGCGAAGAGGAAAAGATACGGATGGCAGGGgatacatgcatatgtatgtaggtatatacatatgaacaAGCCCCCATTCCCTGCAAGTAATATGAGACATTGCTAAGGGCACATGaaacaaaataatcaaaacCTTCGCCGGATAAACGCTTGAGTGCAGGTCAGAAAGGAAGAAGGACCCCGCAGACCTCGATGTCCTCGGTAAACACTTTACGGCGTCTACTCGAAATGTATCTCATGGATGCGAAAGCCCGGCCCGGCACGGCCCGGCCCGGCGTTGCTGACTCATTTTCCTTGAGTTCCGAACAGGTTGGCCGACTCACACTTCCACACACATCCGCACCCCTGCAATCCGGACTCAAACAGTCGCACTcagatacaaatgcaaatgcccaCACAACTGCGCAAACATTGCGAAAAACATCTACTTGGGGTTCGGGAACAACAACTACGCGCAAGCGGAATGAAATGCCCTGAAATTGCATGgaaattaacaaaacaaaatgcaatgaaataaaactaaaaggtGAGGCTAGACGTGCACATTCGCCATGGCGATACCTTTCAATTGAACTGCTGAGCGCGGAGAATTGTGATTTTGAGATTCAACATTTTGTTATTATAGAAACTATAGAAACTAAAGCAAGGGCAGGTGATATTCGATAATTCGAGATGGTAAAGGTTAGTTATATGCATCACAACCATTTTTTAATCTTGAAGGTTAAGTATCTAAAATACATTTGAATCTCTACTGCATTTCGAAAAGCATATTAAACACTGTTTCTGAATAAGTAAGACGAATGAACGAATTATTCTAAGCTCCCAGTTGAAACAGTGTTAGCCCCACGCAATTGCCCATTGGTATTCAAGGCTAAATGTAATTGGTGGGAAACTGCATTGAATAGTTCGCACATTCAGCATTGTTCTCACAACTGCAAGTGCGAATATACCCGCATGGAACATTCGTATAAGTCGCTGGGTATGTGCACAACTTAAAGGCGAACTAAGAAACACAAGACGACGACAAAATTTACTTTAGACCAAGCTCAAGCTCAAGTCGCAGCTCCAACTCCGGTGCTCGAGTGAACAACTCGATGCAATCGGCCAGCGAATTCGAACGAAAGGTACTTGAAAAAGTGCATGCGGGTTCATTTCCTGTTTGCTCTTGCCATTTTAGCTACACGGCGGCAAATAATGGGTATTATTCACAGAATTTGTACGAAGCAGATAGTTATTTGAAAGAAAGATAAGGATAACTTTGATTATGGACGAAGATTTGTAAGTTATGTAATTGGTTTTCAGCTGAAGTTTTTCTTCAACAGAATATGTTAAGTTCATACATCCCGCAATTATTTATGTAAatcttattaaatatttctctAATATGTGACTGAGAACTGCAAATTAGCATTTCATTGCAATATTTGGCATGGatgtttttaaaaactatttttttctgtgcatcATACAGAGACTTCTTGCCATTTTGCGATGTCAGCTGAACTCGACGACAAACATGCTCAAGCACTGGCGATTTCCCCCCATTTCTACCCCGCCCACTCTGCAGACTTAaaggtttttacatttattttttactatTTCGTAtttcgatgtttttttttcctggtgctgttgctttgtttttgcggCCAACTTTTGCCTTCTTTTCTGCACTTTGGCCGCTTAGCCGCTCTCTAATTTGCCTACGGCGTTTAACGATCATCGCATATTGGGTTTTTGGCTTTACGTCAGTGCAAATTATAACCACGTAGGTTACGATTTTTGACACTTTTCCAGCGACCCGTCTAACGGTATTCGCAGCCATAGTTCAATTTATCTCTGGACTACAGTTATTAATGATTGCTTTTGGTCAGAGCTGCGGGCCAGGAAAGCGTTTATCGTTGGATCGATTATCAATTACATATACACAATTTTTCGGCTGCTTTTTGTCGAAATCATTGGGTCTTGTGATTAATTGACCGTTAGCAAGTTGTCATATTGATTGCGTTTTGATTCGGCGCCGAACTTTCAATTATTAGGTAAACCGAATTGTGCGAAATGTCGCAGAAAAGGTGAGGTAACATTCCTCGGGCTAGACAACttggcaatttaaatatatttaatataaacaaaaacaatcgaattaaaatataaactttaCATAAACTGTTTCCCACGTTTCAAAGAACTTGTATGGCGAATGAACAATGAAAGTGTTAATTTTGCTGTTGTAGCTCAACTGGTTCtggcaacatttttgcacaatcaataaaattgaatttaatctacattttaatttagcttCGAATCTAGCTCAAACCGGAGAATGCTTTCATTGTTTcatcattttaaaataataaaaaactaatattaAGCTAACCATGAAACATTTAATCtgtttaagatttgtttaaaGAAGAACGAGCAAAAGCTTAAAAGTATTAGATTTCATAAATGGCAGAtgatttttagtttatttaaattcaataaatactttttatgaTATTTGAACTCAAGTTACAAGttaattaatcaattttatttattaattattaattttcgcACGGCGTAATATATTTGGGAAAAGATGAAGAAAAGTGAACTTAAACAAGTTGGATTTCATAACTTCAGAATGGTTTCTTAGTGGGGTGAATCTTAAACAACAGGTTTGTTCGCCCAATTGAATAATATTCCAAAACAACAGATTATTCCTAGCTTCCTGATGAGATCACCTAAAGCCACCGCCACTCACCTTTCGGAATTACTTGTGCGATCTTCGCCGGATTCTGGAGGTGCTTCGTACCGCATTCAAATTGGACCAATTGGGGAGAGCAGAGTTACCAACTGGCGTGCTGATCTCGTTAGAATTTAAGCTCGTTTCTTTCCGAGTTTTTCGGGTTTTCAGATGGCAGGCGGAGCGAGACGCGGCCAGGCACTTGGTATGGGTACAGATATAGATGATGGCAGGGGTCTGGGTATAGGTATAGGTATAGGTACTAGGCGGGGGTACTTGTTGCTCACGCGGAGCCCAAAAGCAAAACCTCGGATCTGGACGATGGCCAGAAAATGGAAACGCGATTAGGGGCAGGCGCAAAGGGTATGGGTACACAAAAAAGATGCAGAGCCAGCAGCAGCGCGgagtataaaaaaaataaacgaaaacaaTGCCGGAAAAAATCAACATGCACACACTGACACCAAGAATATGTATCTTAAAACTGGTTTAAGATTTGTCGGGGATTTGCTGGCTCGGCCGCATCGAGTGTATGTCTATGGGAGCGCTGTTTGTACTTTCCAATAACAAATCCCACTTCTTGTTTGCCTCTTTTTgaaaacacgcacacatatgtatattattatgGAAATATTGTTTCCACTCAGAATCCAACTACGAAACAACTGTTGCACCTCGGTGCAGGATATGAATCAGAAAAGAACTGAAGGACGCAAGCATCCATCACTCACTCACTTTGCAGAGAGCACTTGCCAACGATCTTGCATtttcaaatatgtttttttttcgtatacAAATTACCGGCACACGACTCGACCACCGATCGCCGTTtcaaaaacattcaattccAAACACCGACAACGCACCGAACGCACGAACCTCCCGCGACAGGCGCTAAATACAAACTGAGCGGAACCAAACGACACCGAATGCTGGCTAGAGATGGCAAGATACTGCACTGGCGAATAGGGATGGGAGCGTGAGGTTAGTTGATTTCATGACACGGTTACTCATGCACGAACATCGCACGAAGTGTAAAGCGATCCCGAGATGttacaaataaacatttaaaaaacctttattcaaatcaattacatttttgtaagTTGTGTAACATCCATTATTCGGTTTTAACCGAGCTATGTTCCACGATATGTGGAATACCCAAAGGGATTGAGTAACAAAGGAATGTGATAGTTCTGATTCTCACTGCAATCCACAATCAAGTCAATTGCTGGATAAAGTGTCCTCACATTGCGCTCCGCGTAATAGGCGCCCACGTGAAAGGTCAGCTTATAGATCCCGCCGGGAAATTGACCAGG
The sequence above is drawn from the Drosophila melanogaster chromosome 2R genome and encodes:
- the CG30016 gene encoding uncharacterized protein: MDARKFSTHILDTSVGKAAANVRVTVSRLDEIQEWRSLRAAQTDADGRCLLLEPGQFPGGIYKLTFHVGAYYAERNVRTLYPAIDLIVDCSENQNYHIPLLLNPFGYSTYRGT